One Vibrio taketomensis DNA window includes the following coding sequences:
- the plsB gene encoding glycerol-3-phosphate 1-O-acyltransferase PlsB — MSSGRSLSRSLLKLPLSVLVKATAIPSNPIEDHSIDINKPIIYALPYRSAVDLLSLQKQVKSLGLPDPLSPLEINGKSFNRFVFTSSRETVISNDRDMPAESIALFSELLALHKEDSELDVQVIPVTVLWGRKPGKEGKQTTYLQSLNGPQKAKAVLLSGRDCLVRISPVVSLRYMANSHGTDEAIAHKLARVARIHFSRQKLAASGPNLPSRQALFKRLMKSKAIEKAIEDEANAKGISLEKARKEAQDIMDEIAADFSYSLVKNGDRILGWLWNRIYQGLNINNASTVRRLAQDGHEIVYVPCHRSHMDYLLLSYVLYHEGMVPPHIAAGINLNFFPAGPIFRRGGAFFIRRSFKGNKLYSTIFREYLAELFAKGYSVEYFSEGGRSRTGRLLEAKTGMLAMTVQAMLRGLNRPVTLVPVYIGYEHVMEVGTYAKELRGSRKEKENAGLVLRTIRKLRNFGQGYVNFGEPIPVNQYLNEHAPEWTKDIDPMGGSKPQWLTPVVNGLATKMMTHINDAAAANALTLCATALLASRQRALSRDSLVTQIDTYLSLLKNVPYSSTYTMPTEDAETLVAHAVSLDKFVIEADSMGEIVSLDRNQSILMTYYRNNIIHLFAIPSLIAQMLVRRQKLTLAQIKANVAQIYPFLKKELFLSVEESQLDEMVEAYVNELANQGLISINDDMVEIKQSNTQVLVLLGRTISETLQRYAISLNLLVAMPELGKADLEMKSQDIAQRLGRLHGINAPEFFDKGVFAAMFATLKSQAYLDSDGNCDLEKTRQFSELLYTLLYPEVRLTIRESVCQAAEHCELNEKESE; from the coding sequence AGAAACAAGTAAAATCTCTAGGTCTGCCTGACCCGCTATCACCACTAGAAATCAACGGTAAGAGCTTTAATCGCTTTGTTTTCACCTCATCTCGTGAAACTGTGATTAGCAATGACAGAGACATGCCAGCGGAGTCTATCGCTCTCTTCTCTGAACTGTTAGCACTGCATAAAGAAGATTCTGAACTGGATGTCCAAGTCATTCCAGTAACCGTTCTTTGGGGTCGTAAACCAGGAAAAGAAGGCAAACAAACCACTTACCTGCAATCGCTCAATGGCCCACAAAAAGCAAAAGCTGTGCTGCTTTCAGGACGTGATTGCTTAGTGCGTATTAGCCCGGTCGTATCTCTTCGCTACATGGCAAACTCGCACGGAACCGATGAAGCAATCGCACACAAATTGGCACGCGTTGCTCGCATTCACTTTTCTCGTCAAAAATTGGCAGCGTCAGGCCCTAACCTGCCAAGTCGCCAAGCTTTATTTAAACGCTTGATGAAATCAAAAGCGATTGAAAAAGCGATCGAAGACGAAGCAAATGCAAAAGGTATTTCGTTAGAGAAGGCTCGTAAAGAAGCGCAAGATATCATGGACGAAATCGCAGCTGATTTCTCCTATTCTTTAGTGAAAAATGGCGATCGCATATTAGGCTGGCTCTGGAATCGTATCTACCAAGGCTTGAACATCAATAATGCTTCAACTGTACGCCGCCTAGCGCAAGACGGCCACGAAATTGTATACGTTCCTTGCCACCGAAGTCATATGGATTACCTATTGCTATCTTATGTGCTTTACCATGAAGGTATGGTGCCGCCACATATCGCAGCAGGTATTAACCTTAACTTTTTCCCAGCCGGCCCGATTTTCCGTCGTGGTGGTGCATTCTTTATTCGTCGTAGCTTCAAAGGCAACAAGCTATATTCAACGATTTTCCGTGAATACTTAGCTGAGCTCTTTGCCAAAGGTTATTCGGTAGAATATTTCAGCGAAGGTGGTCGTTCACGCACTGGCCGTCTACTAGAAGCCAAAACCGGCATGTTGGCTATGACTGTACAAGCCATGCTACGCGGTCTAAATCGCCCAGTCACCTTAGTGCCAGTATACATCGGTTATGAGCATGTAATGGAAGTTGGCACGTACGCAAAAGAGCTGCGTGGTAGCCGCAAAGAAAAAGAAAACGCAGGTCTAGTGCTGCGCACTATTCGTAAACTGCGTAATTTTGGTCAAGGTTACGTGAACTTCGGTGAACCAATTCCAGTAAACCAATACCTGAACGAACACGCTCCAGAGTGGACCAAAGACATCGACCCAATGGGCGGTTCAAAACCTCAATGGCTAACTCCTGTGGTGAATGGTCTTGCTACCAAGATGATGACGCATATTAACGATGCCGCAGCAGCCAATGCGCTCACGCTTTGTGCCACAGCATTATTGGCATCTCGCCAACGTGCGTTATCTCGCGACAGCTTAGTGACTCAAATTGATACTTACCTATCACTTCTGAAAAACGTGCCGTACTCTTCCACTTATACCATGCCGACTGAAGATGCAGAGACACTTGTCGCGCATGCTGTATCACTGGATAAGTTTGTGATCGAAGCTGACAGTATGGGTGAGATCGTCTCACTCGATCGTAATCAATCAATTTTGATGACTTACTATCGCAACAACATTATCCACCTATTTGCGATTCCATCTTTAATTGCACAGATGCTAGTACGTCGTCAAAAGCTGACGTTGGCGCAAATCAAAGCCAATGTGGCTCAAATCTACCCATTCTTGAAAAAAGAGCTATTCCTGAGTGTAGAAGAGTCACAATTGGATGAGATGGTCGAAGCATATGTCAATGAACTCGCAAACCAAGGTTTGATCAGTATCAACGATGATATGGTTGAGATTAAACAGAGTAATACTCAAGTATTGGTACTGCTGGGTCGCACAATTTCCGAAACCCTGCAGCGCTACGCAATCTCGCTAAATCTATTGGTGGCGATGCCAGAACTGGGCAAAGCAGACCTAGAGATGAAGAGCCAAGATATCGCTCAACGTCTTGGTCGTTTGCACGGCATTAATGCTCCTGAGTTCTTTGACAAAGGCGTGTTCGCCGCAATGTTCGCGACGCTTAAATCTCAAGCATACTTAGATAGTGACGGCAATTGTGACCTTGAAAAAACTCGCCAGTTTTCAGAGCTGCTTTACACCCTGCTATATCCTGAAGTGCGCTTAACTATCCGTGAAAGTGTGTGCCAAGCGGCAGAGCATTGTGAGCTAAACGAAAAAGAAAGTGAGTAA